AATACCTAAACATCAAAATTTATTAGATAGAGAAGCAACCTTGAACAAGATCAAATGACCGATCATGAAAGAAAAAAACCACCAGAGATAATCCGGTGGTATTGATAAGTGCAAATTGCTAGTTGCCTTTATTGGCATATAATCTCGCTAAACTCTGCGCTAATAGCATTAGATTCTTCAACGGATTCCAGATGTAATACAAACTGATCAACTGCATGACCATTTGATCTACCAGAAACCTCCATGGTATAAGACTTGGCTTCATTGAAAGCGACATAGATTTGATACGGATCAAAGTCGTTAGTTCTAGACTGCCATTTAAACCCCTTATCATTTCCACTTCGATAATTTTTAAACCAGCCATCGGACGATGCACCCTCTGGGTTTGGCGTTTTGCCTACCCCTTTAGGATATACCTTTGGCCCTCCTGACTTTTGCGCATAGTAGTCGCTTGCATCAGGAAACCTTAGCCAGGTATCGTTGTGCTCGGTACCTTTGTCTCCTATGGTGTAGGCACTCCTCCATACGAAGTGATACGTACCTGGCGTACTAATCAGAATATCGAAAGAGGTCAAATCAGCGCTCGGCTTTGAAAAATTGTCGGTTCCTGTCCAAAGCATGTAGCCTCGTCCTGAACTTTCGCTATCAGCCACCAATTTCCAGCTATTTCCAAATTCAGCGTTTTCAAACTCTACTTTCACAATACCATCCTTTTCTACAAAAAGGTATTGTACTGGGTCTGAGCAGGCGCCATCTGGCAATGTAGTTACAGACTGCACATTGGAATTTGCTGATATGATTTCTTCAGACAAAACCGCTCGAATTCGAATAAAATAGGTCGTAGCAGGTTCCAAATTTTCAATTTGCAAAATGGACTGGCTTACTCTTAACGAATTATAATCGTCGAGCATCTGATCAAAGTCGATATCGCTAGCTACATCTACCTCATAGGCCACTGCCCCCTGGTAGTCAGTCCAGTCTAGATTAATTTCATTAACCAAGGGAATAGGGGTGGATAATACGGGATCTTCAATCGCAGCTTCCCCTGGTGCTGAGTCGTCCTCATTCGAACATGCATTACAAATCAGGATCAGCAATAACACTATCCAACTTTTGTTTTTTAGTAATCTTATAAATTCCATATTTATATTTTGTGGTGAATACACAAGGTTAACATCCACATGCTCCATAAATATGTAATAAAATCTACATTAAAGGTAATATCATTTATACCTGGATCATATACCCATATGTCGTGAAAGAAATAGATTGACTAACTGCATATCAATGATCAAAACCATGTGAGGATTACCCCTGAAGTTTAACCAGGAAAAAGCTATTGCATTTTCCGGAAGTTAATGGGAAATAGTTATTGAGTTAATAGGAAGCCATATGGGTGCTAATACCGCGATTTATTGAGTCACCCCAATAGTTACTTGTCAGTATTGATTTTTATTTTTATAAACACCTGATAATCCGCCTATTAACTTATTTCCCAATTACTAATATCCCCTGAATTGCCCCGCTCCGTTGGAGTTCCTTTGGGGAAGGGAAGCCTTTGGCTCATAATTCAGGTTTAAAACAACAAGGCTTCAGGTATAAACCTAAAGCCTTGTTGTTTTTAATCCATGCAAAAGAATAACTCTGGGGCAAGTATCCGATTAGACTACCCTTGCGTGAGCCATTCCATCACTTTATTAGTTCGAGCTCCAGATTCTCCAGTACTTACACATTTTCCTTTGCCCAGAAGCTCATCGACGATCTGCTGGATCAACGGGTATTGGATATGGTCTGGTATCTCAAATGTGAATATCTCTTCATTATTTTCATCTGTACGTAGGGTCACTTCACTTCCTCCAAAGGTGGCGTATGAAATCTCCCCCTTGGAACCAATAATGGTTGTAATGTCTTTATCACTTTGCTGGCCCGTCGAAAAACACCAGCTACCTGTGCCCATTACACCAGACTCAAATTCAAAACTGCCTACCACGATATCCTCTGCCTTGTATAGTCCTGCTTGATTTTGTGCATAACCTTTGGCCTTAGTCACTGGTCCCAACAGAAAATCAAGAAAGTCGAGCTGATGACTGGCCAAATCGTGGAAGTATCCTCCTCCTGCCACCTCAGGGTTTACACGCCAGTGTTGCTCTTGGAGGGTCACAATATCCGGAACCAGTGGCTTTGCCATTCTAATCTCAACCATCCTCACATCGCCAATTGCACCGCTATCTACCAGTTCTTTGACCTTCAGGTAGTTAGGTAGAGCACGTCGATAGTAGGCTGTAAAAAGGGGCACACCATGTTTTTGACATGCTTCTACCATATCCCTACATTCTGAATAAGTCTTGGCCATTGGTTTCTCTACATATACTGGTTTTCCAGCCTCTGCCGCCTTGATCGTGTACTCCCTATGCGCATAGGGAGGTGTGGCAATGTAGATGGCATTAACCTCAGGATCGGCAATCAAGGCATCTGCATCGTCGTACCAGATATCAATGCCATGTCTCTGTGCATAATCGGCCGCTTTTTCGGCATTTCTTCGCATGACCGCCTGTATCTTACTCCCTTCGATCAGGTTCATCGCTGGAGCGCTTTTCTTTTCGCAAACATCTCCCACGCCTATTATTCCCCACTTGATCATATTGTAATGTTTTAAGTTTTTTCTTGTTATGTTACTTGTATCTGCACCAAAGGTCATTATTCACTGCTACCATTCACTCGTGCCTTCTGCTCCACAAAGTATGGTTGAAATTTGTATAATGAATGTTCATCCCACTTGGCATTCACATTGGGCAAATGGGATTTTAGCTGGCTCATTTCTGTTTGGAATCTATTCCCACCAGCCAAATTGTCAAACTCATTCGGATCGGTGGCATGGTTGTAAAACTCCTCGCCACCATCCTCATATCTTATGTATCTAAAACCTTTTGATTTTACCGTATGGTTTTGATACCCAAAAGTGGAAATTGCAAAGGCTTCTGAATCTACTGCCCCTTGCATAACCGGCACCAAGCTCTTTCCTTCATTTCGGTCGTATGCTGGTAGTCCACAAAGCTCCAGCAAGGTCGGATACAATGACAGCATCTCTGCTGGCGATGACACTACCTTTCCCTTGGAAAGGTTGGGTGCAGAAAATATCAAGGGTGCTTTTGTGGCAGCTTCCCACAAAGCGTGTTTTGCAAACGTGCCCTTCTCTCCCAATCGATAACCATGATCCGACCAAAGGACAATCACTGTATTGTCTGCATATTCACTATTTTCTAATGCATCCAGTACCCTTCCAATCTCATAATCTACAAAGCTCACACATGCCAAATATGCCTGAATAATCTTTTTCCATTCTCCGTTTTCCTTGGCCCATTCGGTAGATGGCATCATGGGCAAATCATTGATTTTTAATGCTATAGGTGGTAAATCATCCAAATCATCGCTCCTGTAGGGCGCTACCTGTATACTATCTAATGGATGCAGATCAAACCATTTTTGAGGCACATAGAGCGGTACATGAGGTCGTAAAAAACCCAAGGCCATAAAAAATGGTTTATCGTATATACGACCCAAGCGCTCATTGACCCAATCTACCGATTGATGATCTGGCATCAGAGAATCATAGGCAGGAAATGCTCCCCAATCCGTACTGGTACGGCCGTAGTCTTTACGACGTGTGGCACTGAATCCCTCCCATACGATTCGCTTTTCTGGTAGAGGTCCAAATCCCTTTATCCGACCACCGGACTCGTCAAAAACACCGCCTGGCGAATGAATATGAAAGAGCTTGCCTATGCCCATGGTATGGTAGCCGTTTTGACTAAAATACTCTGGCAAGAAGGTAATATCCTTCGTCTGCTCATTGCCATCCCACCTGACCTTATCATCTGGTGTCATGCCATAAATGCCGGTCGTAGAAGGCCTCAACCCTGTCATGATCGATGCACGAGAGGGGCCACACAGCGGTGCCTGACAATGGGCATTTGTAAAAAGTACTCCACCTGCAGCCAAGCGGTCAATGTTGGGGGTCTTGGTATTGGAATAGCCCCCCATACAACCTAGCCAAGTATTCAAATCATCTACAGCGATGAAAAGTACGTTTGGCTGGTTCGATTCCACAGGCTCGGTTCTACTCACTGGCTGATTACAGCCAAAGAGTGATAAAAGTGCAATCTGTATTAATATACTTGACCTGAAAATCATGTTAAATTTAAAACCTGCTAGTTTTTCCAATGTTCTTCAAGCTTCTGCATCAAGTCAGCCACAACCTCTGGTTTGGCTTCCGCCAAATTCCGTTTTTCTTCCGAATCTTCATAAATATTGTACAGCTGAACGACCTCATCGGCTTTACGGACCTTATTCGGCACTATCAATTTGTAAGGGTTGGTATAGACAATTTGATAAAACAAGCTAGAATCTATAGTTGTAAAATCATGCGCATATATTTCACCAAAAATAGCCTCTCGCTCCGCCATAGCCTTTTGATCCAACACACTGATGCCTGGTAAATTGTCTGGTTGATCCATCTCCAAGAGACTCAATACCGTCGGTACCATATCAATAGAACTAGAGAGTGTGATAGTATCCATTTTAGGTGTAATCTTTCCATTCCACTTGTAGAAAATAGGCGTTCTCATGCCATAGTCGAATGGCGACCTCTTTGAAAATTTCTCATAGGTAGGTTTATCCTCATTTTGCACCCATCCATTGTCACAGACATAGACAAACAGCGTGTTGTCCATCAAGCCTTTCTCCTCTATTTTGTCATTGAGCTGACCGATGGTGATATCAAACCACTCGCACATAGCCCAATATTTAGCCACTAATTCTGACGGTGCTTTATCCATATATTTCTGCACCAAACTGTCTGGTGCAGTATGCGGCTGATGCGGCAAAAATGGCGCATACCATACAAAAAATGGCTTTTCTTGCTCCACGGCATAGTCTATGAATGTATTGAGCGTATCCATTCCATTTCGTCCAATTTGCAAGCCGTAATCTCCGTGTCTACCTCCTCTTTTAGGGTCGCCATGGGTCATGCCATAGTCAAAGCCGCCTACTTCGTAGCTACCATGCCACCACTTGCCAGACTGAAAGGATAGATACCCTTTTTCCTTCAGCATCTCGGGCAAGGTCACTTGTTTCTTGAACTCCTCGATTACCGGTGCGTAGGCCTCACTTCTACTTTTGCGATCGGCTGCCCGATCACCTTTATTGCGCTCAAAGACACGATCATTACCCAGTATATTGTGATGTCTCGGATACCTTCCGGTGATGATAGAGGCCAAAGAAGGACTACAAAGAGAGGTTGGGACATAGCCTCTCGTGAAGGTCATCGCCTGATCCGCCATCTGATCTATATTTGGTGTCTGGATGTGCTCATGCCCCATAAAACTGTAGTCATTATAGGCCTGATCATCAGACAAGATGAAAACGATATTAGGGAGTACTGCTTCTTCAGCATTTACCTTTTCATTTTGCTTTTCTGTGGATTGACATCCATACGCTATTGCTCCGCAAAGCAACAAAAGCAACCCTTTTGTTTTTAATACATTCATACTATTTTGTTTAAATATCAAATGACCTATTTCTTTAATAATTTATTCCTGCGTAATTGATCTTATACCCTTTTTAGACTGACCTGCGTCCAAGACGAGATTTCCAAATTGCAAATTTTGTCCCTCGCCTATGTATAGGGTCGTTTCGCTTTTTCCGTTTTCAAATTGAATTTTTCTAACCATTCCGAATCGCCCAACAAACTTCAAATCCAGTGTCTTGATATCTCCTATTGCATCCGGACGATCCATACACAGGATATAATCGATAACTTCCGCATTTGCTATTTTTGAAACCACCTTAGCGCCTATTACACGATTGCCATCTCTTATTTCTTCGATGCTTTGTAGACTGGATTCACTAGATGTACCAGGCTCGAATACTGATAAAAATGGCCTTTCCCAAGCTTCCCCATTTTGCCTCACAGCTAGCACTTGCGTCTTCTTTGCCACGTATCCATTGATGGCCTCACGTGTAGGTGGCGCAAGAGCCTTTGTATATTCTCTTTCTCCTCCTCCTG
This is a stretch of genomic DNA from Reichenbachiella ulvae. It encodes these proteins:
- a CDS encoding sulfatase, which codes for MSRTEPVESNQPNVLFIAVDDLNTWLGCMGGYSNTKTPNIDRLAAGGVLFTNAHCQAPLCGPSRASIMTGLRPSTTGIYGMTPDDKVRWDGNEQTKDITFLPEYFSQNGYHTMGIGKLFHIHSPGGVFDESGGRIKGFGPLPEKRIVWEGFSATRRKDYGRTSTDWGAFPAYDSLMPDHQSVDWVNERLGRIYDKPFFMALGFLRPHVPLYVPQKWFDLHPLDSIQVAPYRSDDLDDLPPIALKINDLPMMPSTEWAKENGEWKKIIQAYLACVSFVDYEIGRVLDALENSEYADNTVIVLWSDHGYRLGEKGTFAKHALWEAATKAPLIFSAPNLSKGKVVSSPAEMLSLYPTLLELCGLPAYDRNEGKSLVPVMQGAVDSEAFAISTFGYQNHTVKSKGFRYIRYEDGGEEFYNHATDPNEFDNLAGGNRFQTEMSQLKSHLPNVNAKWDEHSLYKFQPYFVEQKARVNGSSE
- a CDS encoding sulfatase-like hydrolase/transferase yields the protein MNVLKTKGLLLLLCGAIAYGCQSTEKQNEKVNAEEAVLPNIVFILSDDQAYNDYSFMGHEHIQTPNIDQMADQAMTFTRGYVPTSLCSPSLASIITGRYPRHHNILGNDRVFERNKGDRAADRKSRSEAYAPVIEEFKKQVTLPEMLKEKGYLSFQSGKWWHGSYEVGGFDYGMTHGDPKRGGRHGDYGLQIGRNGMDTLNTFIDYAVEQEKPFFVWYAPFLPHQPHTAPDSLVQKYMDKAPSELVAKYWAMCEWFDITIGQLNDKIEEKGLMDNTLFVYVCDNGWVQNEDKPTYEKFSKRSPFDYGMRTPIFYKWNGKITPKMDTITLSSSIDMVPTVLSLLEMDQPDNLPGISVLDQKAMAEREAIFGEIYAHDFTTIDSSLFYQIVYTNPYKLIVPNKVRKADEVVQLYNIYEDSEEKRNLAEAKPEVVADLMQKLEEHWKN
- a CDS encoding Gfo/Idh/MocA family protein gives rise to the protein MIKWGIIGVGDVCEKKSAPAMNLIEGSKIQAVMRRNAEKAADYAQRHGIDIWYDDADALIADPEVNAIYIATPPYAHREYTIKAAEAGKPVYVEKPMAKTYSECRDMVEACQKHGVPLFTAYYRRALPNYLKVKELVDSGAIGDVRMVEIRMAKPLVPDIVTLQEQHWRVNPEVAGGGYFHDLASHQLDFLDFLLGPVTKAKGYAQNQAGLYKAEDIVVGSFEFESGVMGTGSWCFSTGQQSDKDITTIIGSKGEISYATFGGSEVTLRTDENNEEIFTFEIPDHIQYPLIQQIVDELLGKGKCVSTGESGARTNKVMEWLTQG